Proteins encoded by one window of Mycolicibacterium cosmeticum:
- a CDS encoding MFS transporter, whose protein sequence is MTLLGTRTRLHWAWVVAAVSFVAILGAAAFRSVPGVMMNPLHHEFGWSHGTVGAAMAVNMTLYGLTAPFAAALMDRFGVRPVLTAALSLIAAGSALSVAMTASWQLVLLWGVLVGLGTGAISMGFVATVATRWFEARRGLVTGVLTAASATGQLVFLPVVAAVTTQHGWRWASLIVAAAAVAVVPLVALFMRNYPQDIGLTAYGTDPSDSGAREPEALPTGTFTAAFDGLRIGLRSRAFWLLAASFAICGMTTNGLIGTHFIPAANDHGMPTTVAAGLLATIGVLDVLGTVFSGWLTDRVDPRLLLVVYYTGRGLSLLLLPSLLSPQAEPSTWVFIIFYGLDWVATVPPTIVLCRDYFGARTPVVFGWVFASHQLGAAVAAAGAGWIRDLQGNYDLAFYLAAGLCVIAAGLCGAVRRPAS, encoded by the coding sequence GTGACACTTCTCGGTACGCGTACGCGCCTGCACTGGGCCTGGGTGGTCGCCGCGGTCAGCTTCGTCGCCATCCTCGGCGCGGCGGCCTTCCGGTCCGTGCCCGGCGTGATGATGAACCCGCTGCACCACGAGTTCGGCTGGAGCCACGGCACCGTCGGCGCGGCGATGGCGGTCAACATGACGCTCTACGGTCTGACGGCCCCGTTCGCCGCCGCACTGATGGATCGCTTCGGGGTGCGCCCGGTGCTCACCGCGGCCCTGTCCCTGATCGCGGCCGGCTCGGCGCTCAGCGTGGCGATGACCGCCAGCTGGCAGCTGGTGCTGCTGTGGGGCGTCCTGGTCGGGCTGGGCACCGGCGCCATCTCGATGGGGTTCGTGGCGACCGTCGCGACCCGGTGGTTCGAGGCCCGCCGCGGCCTGGTCACCGGCGTGCTGACGGCCGCCAGCGCCACCGGGCAGCTGGTCTTCCTGCCCGTGGTGGCCGCGGTGACCACGCAGCACGGGTGGCGCTGGGCGTCGCTGATCGTCGCCGCGGCGGCCGTCGCGGTGGTGCCTCTGGTCGCGCTGTTCATGCGCAACTATCCCCAGGACATCGGGCTGACGGCCTACGGCACCGACCCCTCTGATTCCGGCGCGCGCGAGCCCGAGGCGCTGCCCACCGGCACGTTCACCGCGGCGTTCGACGGCTTGCGGATCGGGCTGCGGTCCCGGGCGTTCTGGTTGCTGGCCGCCAGCTTCGCGATCTGCGGGATGACCACCAACGGCCTGATCGGCACCCACTTCATCCCCGCGGCCAACGATCACGGCATGCCCACGACGGTGGCCGCCGGCCTGCTGGCCACCATCGGCGTGCTGGACGTGCTGGGCACGGTGTTCTCCGGGTGGCTCACCGATCGGGTGGACCCGCGCCTGCTGCTGGTGGTCTATTACACCGGCCGGGGCCTGTCGCTGCTGCTGCTGCCGTCGCTGTTGTCACCGCAGGCCGAACCGAGCACCTGGGTGTTCATCATCTTCTACGGGCTGGACTGGGTGGCCACCGTGCCGCCGACCATCGTGCTGTGCCGGGACTATTTCGGCGCCCGCACCCCGGTGGTGTTCGGCTGGGTGTTCGCCTCGCATCAGTTGGGGGCGGCGGTCGCCGCGGCCGGTGCCGGCTGGATCCGGGATCTGCAGGGCAACTACGACCTGGCGTTTTATCTGGCAGCCGGGTTGTGCGTCATCGCCGCCGGTCTTTGCGGCGCGGTCCGGCGGCCCGCATCCTGA
- a CDS encoding fasciclin domain-containing protein, translating to MQARTGKLIGGIVASAAVALSVAVTAHADPTPTITAPVPTPQGPGCDAGIKAVASGPGSLNSLVNESSSAALAAIPEISTFSQAVSGQLNPAVNVASVLDNGPYVVFAPSNDAFAKLDPATLDAIKADPAKLTALVYYHMVLGILGPDDIHGTMYTQQGKPVVVKGKGGDITVNDAKVTCGGIKSQNMRIYIIDTVLDPAGAPEGVTPSPVTSTETTSAPATTSTTATTTAPAPAA from the coding sequence GTGCAAGCTCGCACCGGCAAGCTCATCGGCGGCATCGTCGCATCGGCGGCGGTCGCCCTTTCGGTAGCGGTGACGGCCCACGCCGACCCCACCCCCACCATCACCGCACCCGTTCCCACGCCGCAGGGCCCCGGCTGCGATGCCGGGATCAAGGCCGTGGCGTCGGGCCCGGGCTCGCTCAACAGCCTGGTCAACGAGTCGTCGTCGGCCGCGCTGGCCGCCATCCCGGAGATCTCCACCTTCAGCCAGGCCGTCTCGGGTCAGCTGAACCCCGCGGTGAACGTGGCCAGCGTGCTGGACAACGGCCCGTACGTGGTGTTCGCGCCCAGCAACGACGCCTTCGCCAAGCTCGATCCGGCGACGCTGGACGCGATCAAGGCCGACCCGGCCAAGCTGACCGCGCTGGTCTACTACCACATGGTGCTGGGCATCCTGGGCCCCGACGACATCCACGGCACCATGTACACCCAGCAGGGCAAGCCCGTCGTGGTGAAGGGCAAGGGCGGCGATATCACCGTCAACGACGCCAAGGTGACCTGCGGCGGCATCAAGTCGCAGAACATGCGGATCTACATCATCGACACGGTGCTGGACCCGGCCGGCGCGCCCGAGGGTGTGACCCCGAGCCCGGTCACGTCGACCGAGACCACCTCGGCGCCCGCCACCACCTCGACGACAGCGACGACGACGGCTCCGGCGCCCGCCGCCTGA
- a CDS encoding acyl-CoA dehydrogenase family protein — protein sequence MKRLVFETEHEQLRETARQFLEKECLPNVEKWEANRLVDREAYVAAGNYGLIGFNMPEEYGGGGVDDFRFNAVIVEEFAKFGLACPGVSLQNDIVGPYFKNLATKEQLDRWMPGFASGELIGAIAMSEPGAGSDLAGIRTTAVRDGDDWIINGAKTFISAGINSDLVVVVARTDPEAGHKGFSLLVVERDMEGFTRGRKLDKMGQHAADTAELHFENVRVPSANLLGKEGRGFYHLMENLPSERLSIAIAGVAGARATFTETLQYVKDRKAFGQPIGSFQNSRFVMAELETELDIAEQYVDRCLRAVVDKELTAVEAAKAKWWCTELGKKVVDACLQLHGGYGYMNEYRVAKDYVDVRIQTIYGGTTEIMKEIIGRDLGL from the coding sequence ATGAAGAGACTGGTTTTCGAAACCGAGCACGAGCAGCTCCGCGAGACCGCCAGGCAATTCCTGGAGAAGGAATGTCTGCCCAACGTCGAGAAGTGGGAGGCCAATCGGCTGGTCGACCGCGAAGCCTATGTGGCCGCGGGCAATTACGGCCTGATCGGCTTCAACATGCCCGAGGAGTACGGCGGCGGCGGGGTCGACGACTTCCGCTTCAACGCCGTGATCGTCGAGGAGTTCGCCAAATTCGGCCTGGCCTGCCCCGGGGTGAGCCTGCAGAACGACATCGTCGGGCCGTACTTCAAGAACCTGGCCACCAAGGAGCAGCTCGATCGCTGGATGCCGGGCTTCGCCAGCGGCGAGCTGATCGGTGCCATCGCGATGAGCGAGCCGGGCGCCGGCAGTGACCTGGCCGGCATCCGTACCACCGCGGTGCGCGACGGCGACGACTGGATCATCAACGGCGCCAAGACGTTCATCTCCGCCGGCATCAACTCCGACCTGGTGGTCGTCGTCGCGCGCACCGACCCGGAAGCCGGCCACAAGGGCTTCTCGCTGCTGGTGGTCGAGCGTGACATGGAGGGCTTCACCCGCGGGCGCAAGCTGGACAAGATGGGTCAGCACGCCGCCGACACCGCCGAGCTGCATTTCGAGAACGTCCGGGTGCCGTCGGCCAACCTGCTCGGCAAAGAGGGGCGTGGGTTCTACCACCTGATGGAGAACCTGCCCTCGGAGCGGCTGTCCATCGCCATCGCCGGGGTCGCCGGGGCCCGGGCCACCTTCACCGAGACGCTGCAGTACGTCAAGGACCGCAAGGCTTTCGGGCAGCCGATCGGCAGTTTCCAGAACAGCCGCTTCGTGATGGCCGAGTTGGAGACCGAGCTGGACATCGCCGAGCAGTACGTCGACCGCTGCCTGCGCGCCGTCGTCGACAAGGAGCTGACCGCCGTCGAGGCCGCCAAGGCCAAGTGGTGGTGCACCGAACTGGGCAAGAAGGTCGTCGACGCCTGCCTGCAGCTGCACGGTGGGTACGGCTACATGAACGAATACCGGGTGGCCAAGGACTACGTCGACGTCCGGATCCAGACGATCTACGGTGGCACCACCGAGATCATGAAGGAGATCATCGGCCGAGACCTGGGCCTATAG
- a CDS encoding crotonase/enoyl-CoA hydratase family protein, whose product MTEPGALVERKGNISIITINRPDARNAVNASVSIGVGDALAAAQDDPDVRAVILTGAGDKSFCAGADLKAISRGENLFHPDHPEWGFAGYVRHFIDKPTIAAVNGTALGGGTELALASDLVVAEERAKFGLPEVKRGLIAGAGGVFRIVQQLPKKVALELIYTGEPLSSAEALKWGLINQVVPDGTVLDAALALAERITVNAPLAVRASKRVSYGAIDGIVGADEPFWKQTFGEFATLLKTEDAQEGPLAFAQKREPVWKAK is encoded by the coding sequence GTGACCGAGCCGGGCGCGCTGGTCGAGCGCAAGGGCAACATCTCGATCATCACCATCAACCGGCCCGACGCCCGCAACGCGGTCAACGCATCGGTGTCCATCGGCGTCGGTGACGCATTGGCGGCGGCGCAGGACGATCCCGACGTCCGGGCCGTCATCCTCACCGGCGCCGGGGACAAATCCTTCTGCGCCGGAGCGGATCTCAAGGCCATCTCGCGCGGGGAGAATCTGTTCCACCCCGACCACCCGGAGTGGGGCTTCGCCGGATACGTGCGGCACTTCATCGACAAGCCGACCATCGCGGCCGTCAACGGCACCGCCTTGGGTGGCGGCACCGAGCTGGCCCTGGCCAGCGATCTGGTGGTGGCCGAGGAGCGAGCGAAATTCGGCCTGCCCGAGGTGAAGCGCGGCCTGATTGCCGGTGCCGGAGGCGTGTTCCGCATCGTGCAGCAACTGCCCAAGAAGGTGGCCCTGGAGCTGATCTACACCGGGGAACCGCTGTCGTCGGCCGAGGCACTGAAGTGGGGCCTGATCAACCAGGTGGTGCCCGACGGTACCGTCTTGGACGCGGCTCTGGCGCTGGCCGAACGCATCACGGTGAACGCCCCGTTGGCCGTACGGGCCAGCAAGCGGGTGTCCTACGGCGCCATCGACGGCATCGTCGGCGCCGACGAACCGTTCTGGAAGCAGACCTTCGGGGAATTCGCCACCCTGCTCAAAACCGAGGATGCCCAGGAAGGACCGCTGGCCTTCGCGCAGAAGCGCGAGCCCGTCTGGAAAGCGAAGTAA
- a CDS encoding thiolase family protein, with translation MAEAVIVEAVRSPVGKRNGALSGVHPADLSAQVLNGLVQRAGIDPALVDDVIWGCVMQAGEQALDIARTAVLAAGWPETVPGVTVDRQCGSSQQSLHFAVAGVVAGHYDVVVAGGVESMSRTPMGSSLANGGHPYPEAFRARYDQTPNQGVGAEMIAEQWGLSRTQLDEFSLRSHEKAAAAQDSGAFKDQIVGIKDAEGNVVLEDGGIRRGGTVESMAAIKPAFKEDGVIHAGNSSQISDGSAALLITSAEKAKELGLNPIAKVHTAVLAGADPVIMLTAPIPATQKALAKSGLSLDQIGAFEVNEAFAPVPMAWLKDIGADENKLNPNGGAIALGHPLGGSGARILTTLLYHMRDNNIQYGLQTMCEGGGQANATILELL, from the coding sequence ATGGCAGAAGCGGTCATCGTCGAGGCGGTGCGCTCCCCGGTCGGGAAGCGCAACGGCGCCCTGTCGGGTGTGCACCCCGCGGACCTGTCGGCTCAGGTCCTCAACGGCCTTGTGCAACGGGCCGGCATCGACCCCGCCCTCGTCGACGACGTCATCTGGGGCTGCGTGATGCAGGCCGGCGAACAGGCCCTCGACATCGCCCGCACCGCGGTACTGGCCGCCGGGTGGCCCGAGACCGTGCCCGGCGTGACCGTCGACCGGCAGTGCGGATCCAGTCAGCAGTCGCTGCACTTCGCCGTCGCCGGCGTGGTGGCCGGGCACTATGACGTCGTCGTCGCCGGTGGTGTCGAGTCGATGTCGCGTACCCCGATGGGCTCCTCGCTGGCCAACGGTGGCCATCCCTACCCGGAGGCCTTCCGGGCGCGCTACGACCAGACGCCCAACCAGGGCGTCGGTGCGGAGATGATCGCCGAGCAGTGGGGCCTGTCGCGCACCCAGCTCGACGAGTTCTCCCTGCGGTCGCACGAAAAGGCGGCCGCGGCACAGGATTCCGGTGCGTTCAAGGACCAGATTGTCGGCATCAAGGACGCTGAGGGCAACGTGGTCTTGGAGGACGGTGGCATCCGTCGCGGCGGTACGGTCGAATCCATGGCCGCCATCAAGCCCGCCTTCAAGGAGGACGGTGTCATCCACGCCGGTAACTCCAGCCAGATCTCCGACGGTTCGGCCGCGCTGTTGATCACCTCCGCGGAGAAGGCAAAAGAGCTGGGGCTCAACCCGATCGCCAAGGTGCACACCGCGGTGCTGGCCGGTGCCGACCCCGTCATCATGCTGACCGCTCCCATCCCGGCCACCCAGAAGGCACTGGCCAAGTCGGGCCTGAGCCTGGACCAGATCGGCGCGTTCGAGGTGAACGAGGCCTTCGCCCCGGTGCCCATGGCGTGGCTGAAGGACATCGGCGCCGACGAGAACAAGCTCAACCCCAATGGCGGTGCCATCGCGCTGGGCCACCCGCTCGGCGGATCCGGCGCTCGCATCCTGACCACGTTGCTGTACCACATGCGGGACAACAACATTCAGTACGGATTACAGACCATGTGCGAGGGCGGCGGCCAGGCCAACGCCACCATCCTGGAACTGCTGTGA
- a CDS encoding FadR/GntR family transcriptional regulator, which produces MAPSTPLSPMIGPNAVSSTTGAPIRSPKTAELVAGTLRRMVVDGQLKDGDFLPNEAELMAHFGVSRPTLREAVRVLESERLVEVRRGSRTGARVRVPGPEIVARPAGLLLELSGATIADVMTARSGIEPMAVRLLTESGNTAAFDELETMLTEYVPSGRETGRMAETTGDFHRRMVELSGNATLTIIAGMLHEITVRHTAFAMKENRPMSKSDYDLLMRSYKRLMTLMRSGDGEGAEAHWRKHLDTARDLLLKGMETVKVRDVMG; this is translated from the coding sequence GTGGCACCGTCCACCCCGTTATCGCCGATGATCGGCCCGAACGCCGTGTCATCGACGACCGGCGCCCCCATCCGGAGCCCGAAGACCGCCGAACTCGTCGCAGGCACGCTACGCCGGATGGTGGTCGACGGCCAGCTCAAGGACGGCGACTTCCTGCCCAACGAGGCCGAGCTGATGGCGCACTTCGGGGTGAGTCGCCCCACCCTGCGTGAAGCGGTCCGCGTGCTGGAGTCCGAGCGGCTGGTCGAGGTGCGTCGCGGCTCCCGCACCGGCGCCCGAGTCCGGGTGCCGGGCCCGGAGATCGTCGCCCGCCCGGCCGGGCTGCTGCTGGAGCTGTCGGGCGCGACCATCGCCGACGTGATGACCGCGCGCTCGGGTATCGAACCGATGGCGGTGCGGCTGCTGACCGAATCGGGGAACACCGCGGCGTTCGACGAGCTGGAGACGATGCTCACCGAATACGTCCCGTCCGGACGGGAGACCGGCCGGATGGCCGAGACCACCGGTGATTTCCACCGCCGGATGGTGGAGCTGTCCGGTAACGCGACGCTGACCATCATCGCGGGCATGCTGCACGAGATCACGGTGCGGCACACCGCCTTCGCGATGAAGGAGAACCGCCCGATGTCCAAGTCGGACTACGACCTGCTGATGCGGTCGTACAAGCGGTTGATGACGTTGATGCGCTCGGGCGACGGCGAGGGGGCCGAGGCGCATTGGCGCAAGCACCTGGACACCGCCCGCGACCTGTTGCTGAAGGGTATGGAGACGGTCAAGGTCCGCGACGTGATGGGCTAG
- a CDS encoding amidohydrolase has translation MAIDAGALADLYRTLHSDPELSRQEHATAERVIAALDGSKAEITAGVGGTGVVAVLRNGDGPVVMLRADMDALPVRENTGLPYASTKTVTDAAGRQVPVAHACGHDMHTAALVGAVHALAATRDQWCGTVLAVFQPAEELASGAQAMLDDGLFDRFPRPAVVIGQHVGPLPAGVLGFGTGPIMAGTDSVEVTLYGRGGHGSSPENTIDPVVMAAAVVLRLQGIVAREVPPHEQAVVTVGRLQAGTKENIIPDTAELGINLRTYSEHVRDAVKAAVQRIVRAEAAASNAPREPDFDWTVTAPVLISEPAATEKTVAALRAHFGADKVWPLPPLSASEDVGVFGNAIGVPTVFWFWGGVDAQTFTDAFAKGELPPTNHAPEFAPVLEPTLTTGVQALTVAARTWLGASLR, from the coding sequence ATGGCGATCGATGCCGGAGCTCTGGCCGACCTGTACCGCACGCTGCACAGCGACCCCGAACTGTCGAGGCAGGAGCACGCCACCGCGGAGCGGGTGATCGCCGCGCTCGACGGCAGCAAAGCCGAGATCACCGCGGGCGTCGGCGGCACCGGCGTGGTTGCGGTGCTGCGCAACGGGGATGGCCCGGTGGTCATGCTGCGCGCCGATATGGACGCGCTCCCGGTCCGGGAGAACACCGGATTGCCCTATGCCAGCACCAAAACCGTGACCGACGCCGCCGGCCGGCAGGTACCGGTGGCGCATGCCTGTGGGCATGACATGCACACCGCCGCCCTGGTCGGCGCGGTGCACGCCCTGGCGGCCACCCGCGACCAGTGGTGTGGCACCGTGCTGGCGGTGTTTCAGCCGGCCGAGGAACTGGCCAGCGGTGCCCAGGCGATGCTCGACGACGGGTTGTTCGACCGGTTTCCCCGGCCGGCCGTCGTCATCGGCCAGCACGTCGGCCCGCTGCCGGCCGGCGTGCTCGGCTTCGGTACCGGCCCGATCATGGCCGGCACCGATTCGGTGGAGGTGACGCTGTACGGCCGGGGCGGACACGGATCGTCGCCGGAGAACACCATCGACCCGGTGGTGATGGCCGCGGCGGTGGTGCTGCGGTTGCAGGGCATCGTGGCGCGTGAGGTGCCGCCGCACGAGCAGGCGGTGGTCACGGTCGGCCGGCTGCAGGCCGGCACCAAGGAGAACATCATCCCGGACACCGCCGAGCTGGGCATCAATCTGCGCACCTACTCCGAGCACGTGCGGGACGCGGTGAAGGCGGCGGTGCAGCGGATCGTGCGCGCCGAGGCGGCCGCCTCGAACGCTCCCCGCGAACCGGATTTCGACTGGACGGTGACGGCGCCGGTCCTGATCAGCGAACCGGCCGCGACCGAGAAGACCGTCGCCGCCCTACGCGCGCATTTCGGTGCGGACAAGGTGTGGCCGCTGCCGCCGCTGTCGGCCAGCGAGGACGTCGGGGTGTTCGGCAACGCCATCGGCGTGCCGACGGTGTTCTGGTTCTGGGGCGGGGTGGACGCGCAGACCTTTACCGACGCCTTCGCGAAAGGTGAACTGCCGCCGACGAATCACGCTCCGGAATTCGCGCCGGTGCTGGAGCCGACGTTGACGACGGGGGTCCAGGCGCTGACCGTCGCCGCGCGGACCTGGCTGGGTGCGTCGCTCCGCTAG
- a CDS encoding DUF3556 domain-containing protein: MGFLKQETPQIDFEEWSKGTRSERIIPMARHWAEVGFGTPVALHLFYVVKILAYILGGWLVVWTTSGLGGSDGFFDVSHWYAEPIVYQKIVFYTMLFEVVGLGCGFGPLNNRFFPPMGSILYWLRPKTIRLPPWPGRIPLTAGDTRTPVDVALYGALLVVLILAIFSDGTGPIPELGSAVGILPVWQTATIIGLLAVAGLRDKVIFLAARGEVYGSLAVCFLFVGADIVIAAKLVCLVIWLGAATSKLNKHFPFVISTMMSNNPVFRPRWIKRRFFEHFPDDLRPGPPSRFLAHFSTAVEGLVPLVLFFSHGGWPTYIAAFVMLCFHFGILSSIPMGVPLEWNVFMMFSVLTLFVGQAGIGLGDLQTPWPIVLFVVVAGTVAVGNLFPRKVSFLPGMRYYAGNWDTSLWCIKPSADEKIAKGIVAIASMPAAQLERFYGSKEAAQIPLYMGYAFRSFNTHGRALFTLAQRAMAGHNEDDYTLTDGERIVSTAIGWNFGDGHMSNEQLVAALQARCHFEPGEVRVVMLDAQPIHRQTQQYRLVDAATGQFESGYVKVADMVVRQPWEHDVPVYGVTRA, from the coding sequence ATGGGCTTTCTGAAGCAGGAAACTCCGCAGATCGATTTCGAGGAATGGAGCAAGGGCACCCGCTCCGAGCGGATCATCCCGATGGCCCGGCACTGGGCCGAGGTCGGCTTCGGCACGCCGGTGGCGCTGCACCTGTTCTACGTGGTGAAGATCCTGGCCTACATCCTGGGCGGCTGGCTGGTGGTCTGGACGACGTCCGGGCTGGGCGGGTCGGACGGGTTCTTCGATGTTTCGCACTGGTACGCCGAGCCCATCGTGTATCAGAAGATCGTCTTCTACACGATGCTGTTCGAGGTGGTGGGCCTGGGCTGCGGCTTCGGTCCGCTGAACAACCGGTTCTTCCCGCCGATGGGGTCGATCCTGTACTGGTTGCGGCCCAAGACCATTCGGCTGCCACCGTGGCCGGGCCGGATCCCGCTGACCGCCGGTGACACCCGCACCCCGGTCGACGTCGCGCTGTACGGTGCGCTGCTGGTGGTGCTGATCCTCGCCATATTCTCCGATGGCACCGGCCCCATCCCCGAACTCGGCTCCGCCGTCGGGATTCTGCCGGTGTGGCAGACCGCGACCATCATCGGCCTGCTGGCCGTGGCCGGGTTGCGCGACAAGGTGATCTTCCTGGCCGCGCGCGGCGAGGTGTACGGGTCACTCGCGGTGTGTTTCCTGTTCGTCGGCGCCGATATCGTCATCGCGGCCAAGCTGGTCTGTCTGGTCATCTGGCTGGGTGCGGCGACCTCGAAACTGAACAAGCACTTCCCGTTCGTCATCTCCACGATGATGAGCAACAACCCGGTGTTCCGGCCGCGCTGGATCAAACGCCGGTTCTTCGAGCACTTCCCCGACGACCTGCGACCCGGCCCGCCGTCCCGCTTCCTGGCCCACTTCTCCACCGCCGTGGAGGGTTTGGTGCCCCTGGTGCTGTTCTTCTCGCACGGCGGCTGGCCGACCTATATCGCCGCCTTCGTCATGCTGTGTTTCCATTTCGGCATCCTGAGTTCGATCCCGATGGGCGTGCCGCTGGAGTGGAACGTCTTCATGATGTTCTCGGTGCTGACGCTGTTCGTGGGGCAGGCCGGGATAGGCCTCGGTGATCTCCAAACCCCGTGGCCCATCGTGCTTTTCGTGGTCGTCGCGGGCACCGTCGCGGTGGGTAACCTGTTCCCGCGCAAGGTGTCCTTCCTGCCGGGCATGCGGTACTACGCCGGCAACTGGGACACCTCGTTGTGGTGCATCAAACCGTCGGCCGACGAGAAGATCGCCAAGGGCATCGTCGCCATCGCCAGCATGCCCGCCGCGCAGCTGGAACGGTTCTACGGCAGCAAGGAGGCAGCGCAGATCCCGCTCTACATGGGATACGCGTTCCGCTCCTTCAACACTCACGGCCGGGCGCTGTTCACCCTCGCGCAGCGGGCGATGGCCGGCCACAACGAGGACGACTACACCCTGACCGACGGTGAGCGCATCGTCTCCACCGCCATCGGCTGGAACTTCGGTGACGGTCACATGAGCAACGAACAGTTGGTGGCCGCCCTGCAGGCGCGCTGCCATTTCGAACCCGGTGAGGTGCGCGTCGTCATGCTCGACGCCCAACCGATCCACCGCCAGACCCAGCAGTACCGTCTCGTCGATGCCGCCACCGGGCAGTTCGAGTCGGGATACGTCAAGGTGGCCGACATGGTGGTCCGCCAGCCCTGGGAGCATGACGTGCCGGTGTACGGGGTGACGCGGGCGTAG
- a CDS encoding fatty acyl-AMP ligase — MALKLEDYLGESGRIELPTDTTICTYLDRNFEAASPAVAYRYLDFGPDQSVRRIDLSWQQMKLRVCAVAARLQQVTQPGDRVAILAPQSVDYVVAFFAAIKAGCIAVPLFAPEMAGQAERLDNVVTDAQPTVVLTTTDSAERVRETLRRRAIAHRPRMLAVDAVPETLATEYRPMPIGMDDIAYLQYTSGSTRKPAGVEITHRSVCTNVLQMVMAVGLDWDIRSVSWLPLFHDMGLLMIMFPALLGGHITLMSPSAFIRRPYRWIKELGAGTEPGRVFAAAPNFAFDLAATRGLPPAGDELDLSNVAGLINGSEPVSAESISRFHEAFAPYGLAPTAVKPSYGLAEATLFVSTTDPADAPRVIYLDRHQLGAGHAVQVDPSDPSASTHVACGHVAPSQWAVIVDAATGAELPDGEVGEIWLHGDNVGTGYWGRPVETETTFRNKLQSKVPDGSHAEDTDTDALWLRTGDLGVYVDGELFITGRVKDVLIVDGRNHYPQDIEHTVAQATPAVRAGFVVAIAVPGPSGREELVIVAERAAGFGRVDPESVITAIRAAVSRGHGLAVADIRLVSAGAVPRTTSGKLARQASRSEYLAGTFGGRPAEQASATP, encoded by the coding sequence GTGGCGCTGAAGCTGGAGGACTACCTCGGCGAGAGCGGCCGAATCGAGCTGCCGACGGATACGACGATTTGTACGTATCTGGACCGCAACTTCGAGGCTGCCTCGCCCGCCGTCGCGTATCGGTATCTGGATTTCGGTCCAGACCAGAGCGTCAGGCGGATCGACTTGTCGTGGCAGCAGATGAAGCTGCGTGTCTGCGCGGTGGCCGCGCGATTACAGCAGGTCACCCAACCCGGTGACCGGGTGGCCATCCTGGCGCCCCAGAGCGTGGACTACGTCGTCGCCTTCTTCGCCGCGATCAAGGCCGGCTGCATCGCCGTTCCGCTGTTCGCGCCGGAAATGGCGGGGCAGGCCGAGCGGCTGGACAACGTCGTCACCGACGCCCAGCCGACCGTCGTGCTCACGACCACCGACAGCGCCGAGCGGGTGCGCGAAACGCTGCGCCGCCGCGCCATCGCGCACCGGCCCCGCATGCTCGCCGTCGACGCCGTCCCCGAGACGCTGGCCACCGAGTACCGACCCATGCCCATCGGCATGGACGACATCGCCTACCTGCAGTACACGTCGGGTTCCACCCGCAAACCGGCGGGCGTGGAGATCACGCACCGGTCGGTGTGCACCAACGTCCTGCAGATGGTGATGGCCGTCGGGCTGGACTGGGATATCCGCAGCGTCAGCTGGCTGCCGCTGTTCCATGACATGGGGCTGCTCATGATCATGTTCCCGGCGCTGTTGGGTGGGCACATCACGCTGATGTCGCCGTCGGCCTTCATCCGGCGGCCGTATCGGTGGATCAAGGAACTCGGCGCCGGTACCGAACCGGGCCGGGTGTTCGCCGCGGCGCCGAACTTCGCCTTCGACCTCGCCGCCACCCGCGGCCTGCCGCCCGCCGGTGACGAGCTCGACCTGAGCAATGTCGCCGGTCTGATCAACGGTTCCGAACCGGTCAGCGCCGAGTCGATCAGCCGGTTCCACGAGGCGTTCGCGCCGTACGGCCTGGCGCCGACGGCGGTCAAACCGTCCTACGGCCTGGCCGAGGCCACCCTGTTCGTCTCGACGACGGACCCGGCCGACGCGCCCCGGGTGATCTACCTCGATCGCCACCAGCTGGGCGCCGGCCATGCGGTGCAGGTCGACCCCTCCGACCCCTCGGCCAGCACGCATGTCGCGTGCGGTCATGTGGCGCCGAGCCAGTGGGCGGTGATCGTCGACGCCGCCACCGGTGCCGAGTTGCCCGATGGTGAGGTGGGCGAGATCTGGCTGCACGGCGACAACGTCGGCACCGGGTACTGGGGCCGGCCGGTCGAAACCGAGACGACGTTCCGCAACAAGCTGCAATCCAAGGTGCCCGACGGCAGCCACGCCGAAGACACCGACACCGACGCCCTGTGGTTGCGAACCGGTGACCTGGGCGTCTACGTCGACGGGGAACTGTTCATCACCGGGCGCGTCAAGGACGTGCTCATCGTGGACGGGCGCAACCACTATCCCCAGGACATCGAACACACGGTGGCGCAGGCGACACCCGCGGTGCGGGCCGGTTTCGTGGTGGCCATCGCGGTGCCCGGGCCGTCGGGCCGCGAGGAACTGGTGATCGTGGCGGAACGGGCCGCCGGCTTCGGCCGCGTCGATCCCGAATCGGTGATCACCGCCATCCGGGCCGCCGTCTCGCGCGGACACGGGCTGGCGGTCGCCGACATCCGGCTCGTCAGTGCGGGCGCGGTCCCGCGCACCACCAGTGGCAAGTTGGCCCGGCAGGCGTCGCGCTCGGAGTACCTGGCCGGGACGTTCGGCGGGCGCCCGGCCGAGCAGGCTTCGGCAACGCCCTGA